Proteins encoded in a region of the Tumebacillus sp. BK434 genome:
- a CDS encoding gamma-glutamyltransferase family protein: MNFDALHHPYASKRMTAYARNGMVATSQPLAAQAGLEILQKGGNAVDAAIATAAALTVVEPTSNGIGGDAFALVWVKGELHGLNASGPAPMGISCAALEQAGVAEIPKFGFLPVTVPGAPGAWAALSETFGRLPLTEVLAPAIRYAEEGYPLSPVLAYYWERAYVMYAKLLKGEEYRHWFETFAPDGRAPQVGEIWRSPDHARTLQKIAETKAETFYRGELAERIDAYSRQYGGYIRKEDLAAYQPEWVRPIGVNYRGYDVWEIPPNGHGLVALQALNLLQGYEFAQRDAVETYHKQIEAIKLAFADGQKYITDHGKMRVRVEDLLSEAYADERRKLIGDQAALPVAGEPPRGGTVYLATADGEGNMVSFIQSNYMGFGSGLVVPGTGIGLQNRGHNFTLDQAHDNCLEPGKKPYHTIIPGFLTKCDQAVGPFGVMGGFMQPQGHVQVVMNTVDFGLNPQAALDAPRWQWLKDKRIEIEHSTPDHLVQALAARGHAVRWAVGSGGFGRGQIIWRNPDTGVLMGGTEPRTDGCVASY; this comes from the coding sequence ATGAATTTTGATGCCTTGCATCACCCGTACGCGTCGAAGCGCATGACGGCATATGCGCGAAACGGCATGGTGGCAACCTCGCAGCCGCTGGCGGCGCAGGCGGGGCTTGAGATTTTGCAAAAGGGCGGCAATGCGGTCGACGCGGCGATCGCCACAGCGGCGGCGCTGACGGTGGTCGAGCCGACGTCGAACGGGATCGGCGGCGATGCGTTTGCTTTGGTCTGGGTGAAAGGCGAACTGCACGGGCTGAACGCGAGCGGGCCTGCCCCGATGGGCATCTCGTGTGCAGCGCTGGAACAAGCGGGCGTGGCGGAGATCCCGAAGTTTGGGTTTCTGCCGGTGACGGTGCCGGGAGCTCCCGGCGCCTGGGCCGCTCTTTCAGAAACATTCGGCCGGCTGCCGCTGACCGAAGTGTTGGCCCCGGCGATTCGCTATGCGGAGGAAGGATATCCGCTCTCCCCTGTTTTGGCGTACTACTGGGAGCGGGCGTATGTGATGTATGCGAAGCTGTTGAAGGGCGAGGAGTATCGGCATTGGTTCGAGACGTTTGCGCCGGACGGGCGCGCGCCGCAGGTCGGCGAGATCTGGCGGTCGCCCGATCATGCGCGGACGCTGCAGAAGATCGCGGAAACCAAGGCGGAGACTTTTTATCGCGGGGAGCTGGCGGAGCGGATCGACGCCTATTCGCGGCAGTACGGCGGGTACATTCGCAAAGAAGATCTGGCCGCCTATCAGCCGGAGTGGGTGCGGCCGATCGGGGTGAACTACCGCGGGTATGACGTGTGGGAGATTCCGCCGAACGGGCACGGACTGGTCGCGCTGCAGGCGCTGAACCTGTTGCAAGGCTATGAATTCGCACAGCGGGATGCGGTCGAGACGTACCACAAGCAGATCGAAGCGATCAAGCTGGCTTTTGCCGACGGACAGAAGTACATCACCGATCACGGCAAAATGCGGGTGCGGGTGGAGGACTTGCTGTCCGAGGCGTATGCGGACGAGCGTCGCAAGCTGATCGGCGACCAGGCAGCGCTCCCTGTCGCCGGCGAACCTCCGCGCGGCGGGACGGTGTATTTGGCGACGGCCGACGGCGAAGGCAACATGGTGTCGTTCATTCAGAGCAACTACATGGGCTTCGGCTCCGGGCTGGTCGTGCCGGGCACGGGGATCGGGCTGCAGAACCGCGGGCACAACTTCACGTTGGATCAGGCGCATGACAACTGCTTGGAGCCGGGGAAAAAGCCGTATCATACGATCATCCCGGGCTTCCTGACGAAATGCGACCAGGCGGTGGGGCCGTTTGGCGTGATGGGCGGTTTCATGCAGCCGCAGGGGCATGTGCAAGTGGTGATGAACACGGTGGATTTTGGGCTCAACCCGCAGGCTGCCCTCGACGCACCGCGCTGGCAGTGGCTGAAGGACAAACGGATCGAGATCGAGCATTCCACCCCGGATCATCTCGTGCAAGCACTCGCCGCCCGCGGTCATGCTGTGCGCTGGGCGGTCGGCTCCGGCGGCTTCGGGCGCGGGCAGATCATCTGGCGCAACCCGGACACCGGCGTCCTGATGGGCGGCACGGAGCCGCGAACGGACGGGTGTGTGGCGTCTTATTGA
- a CDS encoding DUF2238 domain-containing protein: protein MRVKMLHWFYLASFALVLIWSLIKPRDWLTLAMEVAPILVIWGVAIWLYRRFRLTDLTYTWLWIASIIVIIGGHYSYEHMPLFSWLRDTFDWQRNHYDRFGHFIKGIVSALLAREVILRKTPLTSRFWLNLFVLSFCLGLAALYEILEFLSVLTLHGASTEFLGMQGDIWDAQWDMLMTLCGSILALPLFRKWQDRQMGTLPYSNPKP from the coding sequence ATGCGCGTAAAAATGCTGCATTGGTTTTACCTGGCCAGTTTTGCGCTGGTCTTGATCTGGTCGCTGATCAAGCCCCGCGACTGGCTGACCCTGGCGATGGAAGTTGCGCCGATCCTCGTGATCTGGGGCGTGGCGATCTGGCTGTACCGCAGGTTTCGCCTGACCGATCTGACCTACACGTGGCTGTGGATCGCGTCGATCATCGTGATCATCGGCGGACATTATTCCTATGAGCACATGCCCCTGTTTTCCTGGCTGCGCGACACGTTCGACTGGCAGCGCAACCACTACGACCGCTTCGGCCATTTCATCAAAGGCATCGTCAGCGCATTGCTGGCGCGGGAAGTGATCTTGCGCAAAACGCCGCTCACGAGCCGCTTCTGGCTGAATCTCTTCGTATTGAGCTTCTGTCTCGGGCTGGCCGCGCTGTATGAGATCCTCGAGTTCCTCTCCGTGCTGACGCTGCACGGCGCGAGCACCGAGTTCCTCGGCATGCAGGGTGACATCTGGGATGCCCAGTGGGACATGCTGATGACGCTTTGCGGGTCGATACTCGCGCTGCCGCTCTTTCGCAAGTGGCAGGACCGGCAGATGGGGACGCTGCCTTATTCGAACCCGAAGCCCTGA
- the nfsA gene encoding oxygen-insensitive NADPH nitroreductase codes for MNETIDLLQRHRSIRKYQPTPLTDEQKRAIIQSAQMASSSSNIQAYSVIGVTDPELKKQLAHLTGDQSYVAECGLFLVWCADLYRLQQACAKHGVEMQHQYVESFLVSTVDVALAAQNAAVAAEALGLGIVYIGGIRQNPAAVSELLKLPQLVYPVFGMCVGVPDQEPSHRPRLSTAAVYHENAYQPSQIAEGIEDYDQTMRDYYRERSGGKIDTTWSKQISEKYAHPARAHMRAFLDDQGFGFE; via the coding sequence ATGAATGAAACGATCGATCTGCTGCAACGGCACCGTTCGATTCGCAAATACCAACCAACGCCGCTGACCGACGAGCAGAAGCGGGCGATCATCCAGTCTGCGCAGATGGCCTCATCGTCGTCCAACATCCAAGCGTACAGCGTGATCGGCGTCACCGACCCGGAGCTGAAAAAGCAGTTGGCCCATCTGACCGGCGATCAAAGCTATGTGGCGGAGTGCGGCCTGTTCCTCGTCTGGTGCGCCGACCTGTACCGCCTGCAGCAGGCCTGCGCCAAGCACGGCGTGGAGATGCAGCATCAATATGTGGAAAGTTTTCTCGTCTCCACCGTCGACGTGGCGCTGGCGGCGCAAAACGCGGCGGTGGCTGCTGAAGCGCTGGGCCTTGGCATCGTCTACATCGGCGGGATCCGCCAGAACCCGGCTGCCGTCAGCGAACTGCTCAAGCTGCCCCAACTGGTCTACCCCGTCTTCGGCATGTGTGTCGGCGTCCCCGACCAAGAGCCGTCGCACCGTCCGCGCCTGTCCACCGCCGCGGTCTACCATGAAAATGCCTACCAGCCGAGCCAGATCGCCGAGGGCATCGAAGACTACGACCAGACGATGCGCGATTACTACCGCGAGCGCAGCGGCGGCAAGATCGACACCACCTGGTCGAAGCAGATCTCCGAAAAATACGCTCATCCTGCCCGTGCTCACATGCGCGCCTTTCTGGACGATCAGGGCTTCGGGTTCGAATAA
- a CDS encoding GNAT family N-acetyltransferase: MKLEQAVLEGVRVRLVPLAREHAAGIYEAAQDEAIWTYLPYAIDSLERAEYFVEETLKRVEQGVDLAFVVIDKETDRIIGSTRYLDISIPGKSLEIGWTWYHPSVWRSRVNTECKYLLLRHAFEALGFIRVQIKTDVRNERSQNAIARLGAVREGVLRNHMIMSNGYVRDTVFFSVIDREWPDVKVRLEIFLNNE; the protein is encoded by the coding sequence ATGAAACTGGAACAGGCAGTGCTGGAAGGGGTCCGCGTCCGGCTCGTTCCTTTGGCGCGGGAACATGCGGCGGGCATTTATGAAGCGGCGCAAGACGAGGCGATCTGGACGTACTTGCCGTATGCGATCGATTCGCTGGAGCGCGCGGAGTATTTTGTGGAGGAGACTTTGAAGCGGGTCGAGCAAGGCGTCGATCTGGCGTTTGTCGTGATCGACAAGGAGACGGACCGCATCATCGGCAGCACCCGCTATCTCGATATTTCCATCCCGGGCAAAAGCCTTGAGATCGGTTGGACCTGGTACCACCCCAGCGTGTGGCGCAGCCGGGTCAACACGGAGTGCAAATATCTGCTGCTCCGCCATGCTTTTGAAGCGCTCGGCTTCATCCGCGTGCAGATCAAGACGGACGTGCGCAACGAACGGTCACAGAACGCGATCGCCCGGCTCGGCGCTGTCCGCGAGGGCGTTTTGCGCAACCATATGATCATGAGCAACGGCTATGTGCGCGACACGGTGTTCTTCTCGGTCATCGACCGCGAATGGCCGGACGTTAAGGTGCGGCTGGAAATCTTTCTTAACAACGAATAA
- a CDS encoding DUF6359 domain-containing protein → MRKHVWNKTLSVLLAFALVLTNFLSFGQATLVVQAEETAITVAQAIANNAGVATVEGYLVGTTSVGPNYQLSGPFTVPSNLAIADSPTETAKAKIMPVQLVAGTAVRNALNLVDHPENLGAKVRITGTLGAYFTAPGLKTPTAYTILDGGVVIDPPPGPQEMSIADARAKTGQTVIVEGVVTADNAALGGYKLSTFIQDGTAGINLFASSATGFPNLKEGDKVRVTGKITEYKGLLEIELAQATDVQVISGNNPLPAPAALSSLEVLTTAAGEVYEGTLVKVTAYAASVPSTASGGGYNVSIYDGAFNGTTLRVMETTGAIGQLQAGKWYEFTAIVGQYDSYQLMPRKAADIKLAAEQPGAPRPADRYASSIKSTVDGDTAHLTTPVLGATTVRMLSIDAPETNYEGMSQGFHGEQAKLKLKELLPVGTPVEIEAANDPFDSYGRLLAHIHVNGMDINKEMVRLGMAVPYFIWPNVEHFDEYAQATREAMQNERGIWDPQNPLEMLPYEFRFTNRGGPDKYVGDFYSKKFVSPEKWEEVPVENRVFFYSAEEAATAGYTYAETMLPNVQVQLLSINDLHGKIDQSYEADFNGDRVNDGWFGRMDYVAAYLKQREATNPNTLLIHAGDAVGGSSPVSALFQDEPTVEILEHLGFAAGTIGNHELDEGTAEMLRLQNGGDHPNGTAGYDGINFPHVAANVVYKATGEHVLDPYVIKEVGGEKIGFIGVVTRSAAGMVMPAGIQDIEFTDETAAVNAAVAELKAQGIKAIVVMAHMDAVQSGSKVTGPAADLANKVDDEVDVIFAAHNHQIVNGVVDNKLIVQAWEYGKAIADVDLEISPVTHDIVAKRGEIVPVLQAGITPDPAVAEIISKYQNRIAPIINQVVGEAELQMLGGYGVKGLIGDNALGNLIADSMTAAMDSDFALMNGGGIRDNLQAGPITWGELYNILPFNNVLMKLEVTGADMFTILDAQLSKQYGPDFSVGGFSYTYDSETVKTVDIFLPDGSKIDRAKTYTLTVNNFMATSTSAKYKPMGQLGKNPVTGPEDLEALVAFVKNSTEPFAYEADARISDVRAIADNNIGAQTIADARLAGVGKVVTVQGTVTSKTGLFGEKRFYMQDATGGLFVLQNRTDLAPGDVVRVTGITAENGGEFRLIGVTAIVKTGTTELPEHVNVTPAAVGAAHEGEIVKLKKVIVSDLKQTNTFGSASFTATLDGQSITVLVDSRSGATAATLGFQNGDALDVIGIASQANGSYVVKLRSLRDVKVFNPNAGFGSAKKGK, encoded by the coding sequence ATGCGGAAACATGTGTGGAACAAAACCCTCAGTGTGCTGCTCGCGTTTGCTCTCGTGCTGACGAACTTCCTCAGCTTCGGGCAGGCAACGCTGGTGGTACAGGCTGAAGAAACGGCAATCACCGTCGCACAGGCGATTGCGAACAACGCAGGCGTGGCCACTGTCGAAGGCTACCTCGTCGGCACGACCAGCGTCGGACCGAACTATCAGCTCTCCGGTCCGTTTACGGTTCCGTCGAACCTGGCGATCGCCGACAGCCCGACCGAAACGGCGAAAGCGAAAATCATGCCGGTGCAGCTCGTAGCCGGCACGGCCGTTCGCAATGCGCTGAATCTGGTCGACCACCCGGAAAACCTCGGTGCGAAAGTTCGCATCACCGGCACCTTGGGCGCGTACTTCACGGCCCCGGGGCTGAAGACTCCGACCGCCTACACGATCCTTGACGGCGGCGTTGTCATCGATCCGCCGCCGGGCCCGCAAGAGATGAGCATCGCCGATGCGCGCGCGAAAACCGGGCAAACGGTGATCGTCGAAGGCGTTGTCACCGCCGACAACGCAGCGTTGGGCGGCTACAAGCTCTCGACCTTCATCCAAGATGGCACTGCAGGCATCAACCTCTTTGCTTCGAGCGCGACCGGGTTCCCGAACTTGAAAGAAGGGGACAAGGTGCGCGTCACCGGCAAGATTACTGAATATAAAGGCTTGCTGGAAATCGAACTGGCACAAGCAACGGACGTGCAAGTGATCTCCGGCAACAACCCGCTTCCGGCACCGGCAGCGCTGTCCTCTCTGGAAGTGCTGACCACCGCAGCGGGCGAAGTGTACGAAGGCACGCTGGTCAAAGTGACCGCGTACGCAGCCAGCGTCCCGTCCACCGCATCGGGCGGCGGGTACAACGTGTCGATCTATGACGGCGCGTTCAATGGCACCACCCTGCGCGTCATGGAAACGACCGGCGCGATCGGACAGCTCCAAGCCGGCAAGTGGTATGAATTCACCGCGATCGTCGGTCAATATGACTCCTATCAATTGATGCCGCGCAAAGCGGCAGACATCAAGCTGGCAGCCGAGCAGCCGGGTGCGCCGCGTCCGGCCGACCGCTACGCGTCCTCGATCAAATCGACGGTCGACGGCGACACCGCTCACCTGACCACCCCGGTGCTCGGCGCGACGACGGTGCGCATGCTGTCGATCGACGCACCGGAAACCAACTATGAAGGCATGTCCCAAGGCTTCCACGGCGAACAGGCCAAGCTGAAGCTGAAAGAACTGCTCCCGGTCGGCACCCCGGTCGAAATCGAAGCGGCGAACGACCCGTTCGACAGCTACGGCCGACTGCTCGCGCATATCCATGTGAACGGCATGGACATCAACAAAGAGATGGTGCGCCTCGGCATGGCTGTGCCGTACTTCATCTGGCCGAACGTCGAGCATTTTGACGAGTATGCGCAAGCGACTCGTGAAGCGATGCAAAACGAGCGCGGCATCTGGGACCCGCAAAATCCGCTGGAGATGCTCCCCTACGAATTCCGCTTCACCAACCGCGGCGGCCCCGACAAGTATGTCGGCGACTTCTACAGCAAGAAGTTCGTCTCGCCCGAAAAATGGGAAGAAGTTCCGGTTGAGAACCGTGTCTTCTTCTACTCGGCAGAAGAAGCGGCGACTGCCGGCTACACCTACGCGGAAACGATGCTGCCCAACGTGCAGGTGCAACTGCTGTCGATCAACGACCTGCACGGCAAGATCGACCAGTCGTACGAAGCGGACTTTAACGGCGACCGCGTCAACGACGGCTGGTTTGGCCGAATGGACTATGTGGCAGCTTACCTGAAACAGCGGGAAGCGACCAACCCGAACACCTTGCTGATCCACGCCGGCGACGCGGTGGGCGGCTCCTCTCCGGTGTCGGCACTGTTCCAAGACGAGCCGACGGTGGAGATTCTGGAACACCTCGGCTTTGCTGCCGGCACGATCGGCAACCATGAGCTCGACGAAGGCACTGCCGAAATGCTCCGCCTGCAAAACGGCGGCGATCATCCGAACGGCACCGCAGGCTACGACGGCATCAACTTCCCGCACGTAGCGGCGAACGTCGTCTACAAAGCGACCGGCGAGCATGTGCTCGATCCGTACGTGATCAAAGAGGTCGGCGGCGAAAAGATCGGCTTCATCGGTGTGGTCACCCGCTCGGCTGCCGGTATGGTCATGCCGGCCGGCATTCAAGACATCGAATTCACCGATGAGACCGCAGCTGTCAACGCGGCGGTCGCAGAACTGAAAGCGCAAGGCATCAAGGCGATCGTCGTCATGGCCCACATGGATGCGGTGCAATCGGGCAGCAAAGTCACCGGCCCGGCTGCAGACCTCGCCAACAAGGTCGACGATGAAGTCGACGTGATTTTTGCCGCGCACAACCACCAGATCGTAAACGGCGTGGTCGACAACAAGCTGATCGTTCAAGCTTGGGAATACGGCAAAGCGATCGCCGACGTCGATCTGGAGATCTCGCCGGTCACCCATGACATCGTGGCCAAACGCGGCGAGATCGTGCCGGTGCTCCAAGCGGGCATCACCCCGGACCCGGCTGTTGCTGAGATCATCAGCAAGTACCAAAACCGCATCGCACCGATCATCAACCAAGTGGTCGGCGAAGCGGAGCTGCAAATGCTCGGCGGCTACGGCGTCAAAGGTCTGATCGGCGACAACGCGCTGGGCAACCTGATCGCCGACTCGATGACGGCGGCGATGGACAGCGACTTTGCCTTGATGAACGGCGGCGGCATCCGCGACAACCTGCAGGCTGGCCCGATCACCTGGGGCGAGCTGTACAACATCCTGCCGTTCAACAACGTGCTGATGAAGCTGGAAGTGACGGGCGCTGACATGTTTACGATCCTCGACGCGCAGCTGTCCAAGCAGTACGGCCCGGACTTTTCCGTCGGCGGCTTCTCGTACACCTACGATTCGGAAACGGTGAAGACGGTCGACATCTTCCTGCCGGACGGCTCCAAGATCGACCGGGCAAAGACGTACACCTTGACAGTGAACAACTTCATGGCCACGTCGACGTCTGCCAAATACAAGCCGATGGGCCAACTGGGCAAGAACCCGGTGACCGGTCCGGAAGACTTGGAAGCGCTGGTGGCGTTCGTGAAGAACTCCACCGAACCGTTCGCTTATGAAGCGGATGCGCGCATCTCCGATGTGCGCGCGATCGCAGACAACAACATCGGCGCACAAACGATCGCCGATGCGCGCCTCGCAGGCGTTGGCAAAGTGGTGACCGTTCAAGGCACTGTCACCTCCAAGACGGGTCTCTTTGGCGAGAAGCGCTTCTACATGCAAGACGCGACAGGCGGCCTGTTCGTCCTGCAAAACCGCACCGATCTGGCGCCGGGCGATGTCGTGCGCGTCACCGGCATCACCGCAGAAAACGGCGGCGAGTTCCGCTTGATCGGCGTGACCGCGATTGTAAAAACAGGCACGACAGAACTGCCGGAGCACGTGAACGTCACGCCGGCTGCTGTCGGCGCAGCGCACGAAGGCGAGATCGTGAAGCTGAAGAAAGTGATCGTGTCCGACCTGAAGCAGACCAACACGTTTGGCTCCGCTTCCTTCACAGCCACGCTTGACGGCCAGTCGATCACCGTGCTGGTCGACTCCCGCAGCGGTGCAACGGCAGCGACGCTTGGCTTCCAGAACGGCGATGCCCTCGATGTGATCGGGATCGCATCGCAAGCGAACGGAAGCTATGTCGTGAAACTGCGCAGCTTGCGCGATGTGAAAGTGTTCAACCCGAATGCAGGTTTTGGTTCGGCGAAAAAAGGAAAATAG
- a CDS encoding lantibiotic dehydratase: MFEPLDFVMVRTPLLPVEAYARVLQGADLTVWAEDGVTREAIAVGSLSLLQTLPQLAADAPPRKREQAERGLWRYLNRMSTRSTPFGLFSGVACGELGERTELKLGAVSQHRKQTRPDMEWLLRVIQQVESRLETVAQLSVQVNSLVRISGSRVKLAYATQYGQQGSGAGRMEESSVRLTPVVELVLREARQLLPFAELRERVQAAYPDTPQEKISQFLWQLFQKEFLISELRPSLMAASPYGELLARLERVRGIGELVAKLRDIERGIAAYDALPIGTGERAYCELEAQMRELAEVKTTLQVDLALAGVTFVVSRALAQEAARAAEALWRMAPADAGYGNLESYRQAFLERYGHHREVPLLELLDEDEGLGAPATYEFPASRRKGTAQASDYGKRRDKLLLRWMMQAQQRGAREIELTDAMIAELQPVETPESGAPRSMELYVSLHARSQAALERGDYRMVLGANHGSNRAGQMFGRFVNLLGNRVRDGLREAVQREQDLRPDAVFAELVYLPVAGRASNVLLSFNAHDAEIVLGTRSSKEPERTITPDDLVVGMRGERLYLKSRRLGCEVVPVTTHMLNMQNTPNLYRFLRELAMEGTRNWMPFGWGTLETAPMLPRVRYGRVVLSAARWRLCSGVIAVEAATGSAAEWRRAVTAWRTEWQVPRKVYLGASDNRMLLDLEHDVCLEELRREFQKLQAGSGLVLTEAEGDLEETVAEGEQGRFLMECVFPLVRREAAGQAEREVAAVHREAAAASAILPAERVYLPGSEWLFLKLYGASAREEELIGWHLQEFCKQLAESGLVRKSFFMRYGDPDLHLRLRLHGVQERLTGDVLPEVHRFSRQLQAEGLLARLVIDTYDPEVERYGGGDLMKLAEEVFAADSQAVMHWIGLRRSGQLSLELELIGVVSLIDIMEQFGLSFAEQFVWLDAGFNRKDFLQPFRESRKRYLQAANSADDWAGLRRLPGGDVIHSQLQQRRPALIRYAQALREAEGQGELTAPIGQILGSVIHLHLNRLLGVDAHLERKVMALARHSLQNLRYLQELR; this comes from the coding sequence ATGTTTGAACCGCTTGATTTTGTGATGGTGCGCACGCCGCTGTTGCCAGTCGAAGCGTACGCCCGCGTGCTTCAAGGCGCGGACCTGACCGTCTGGGCGGAAGACGGAGTGACCCGGGAGGCGATCGCCGTCGGCTCTTTGTCGCTTTTGCAGACGTTGCCGCAGCTGGCTGCAGATGCGCCGCCGCGCAAACGGGAGCAGGCCGAGCGGGGGCTGTGGCGGTATCTCAACCGGATGTCGACGCGTTCGACGCCGTTTGGCTTATTTTCTGGTGTGGCGTGCGGGGAGTTGGGCGAACGCACGGAGCTGAAGCTTGGGGCTGTGTCTCAGCATCGCAAGCAGACGCGGCCGGACATGGAGTGGCTGCTGCGCGTGATTCAGCAGGTGGAAAGCCGGTTGGAGACGGTCGCGCAGCTGTCGGTGCAGGTCAATTCGCTGGTGCGGATCAGCGGGTCGCGAGTGAAGCTGGCCTATGCGACGCAGTACGGGCAGCAGGGTTCAGGCGCGGGTCGGATGGAAGAATCATCCGTCCGCCTGACTCCGGTCGTGGAGCTGGTGCTGCGGGAAGCCCGGCAGTTGCTGCCGTTCGCTGAATTGCGCGAACGGGTGCAGGCGGCCTACCCTGACACGCCGCAGGAGAAAATCAGCCAATTTTTGTGGCAGTTGTTTCAGAAGGAGTTTTTGATCAGCGAACTGCGCCCGTCGCTGATGGCGGCGTCGCCGTATGGCGAACTGCTGGCCCGGTTGGAGCGGGTGCGGGGGATCGGGGAGCTGGTCGCCAAACTGCGGGACATCGAGCGGGGGATCGCCGCCTATGATGCGTTGCCGATTGGCACAGGCGAGCGGGCGTATTGCGAACTGGAAGCCCAGATGCGGGAGCTGGCCGAGGTGAAGACCACGCTGCAGGTCGACTTGGCGCTGGCCGGGGTAACATTCGTCGTCTCGCGCGCGTTGGCGCAAGAAGCGGCGCGGGCGGCCGAGGCGCTCTGGCGGATGGCGCCCGCCGATGCGGGCTATGGCAATCTGGAGTCGTACCGGCAGGCGTTTTTGGAGCGGTACGGGCACCATCGCGAGGTGCCGCTTCTGGAGCTGCTCGATGAAGATGAAGGGCTTGGCGCGCCGGCAACGTATGAGTTTCCGGCGTCGCGGCGCAAGGGGACGGCCCAGGCTTCCGACTATGGGAAGCGCCGGGACAAGCTCTTGTTGCGCTGGATGATGCAGGCACAGCAGCGCGGGGCGCGGGAGATCGAGCTGACCGATGCGATGATCGCCGAGCTGCAGCCGGTGGAGACGCCGGAGTCGGGGGCACCGCGCTCGATGGAGCTGTATGTTTCGCTGCATGCCCGGTCGCAGGCGGCGCTGGAGCGCGGCGACTATCGGATGGTGCTCGGAGCCAATCACGGCTCGAACCGGGCAGGGCAGATGTTTGGGCGGTTCGTGAATCTGCTCGGCAACCGGGTGCGAGACGGGCTCCGGGAAGCAGTGCAGCGGGAGCAGGACCTGCGGCCCGATGCGGTGTTTGCGGAGCTGGTCTATCTGCCGGTGGCCGGGCGGGCATCGAATGTGCTGCTGTCGTTCAATGCGCATGACGCTGAGATCGTGCTCGGCACCCGCTCGTCGAAAGAGCCGGAGCGGACGATCACGCCGGACGATCTTGTCGTCGGGATGCGGGGAGAGCGCTTGTATCTGAAGTCGCGCCGTCTCGGCTGTGAAGTGGTGCCGGTGACGACGCACATGTTGAACATGCAGAACACGCCGAATCTGTACCGCTTTTTGCGCGAACTGGCGATGGAAGGCACGCGCAATTGGATGCCGTTTGGCTGGGGGACGCTGGAGACGGCGCCGATGCTGCCGCGCGTGCGCTATGGACGGGTGGTGCTGTCGGCAGCCCGGTGGAGATTGTGCAGTGGGGTGATCGCCGTTGAAGCGGCAACAGGGTCGGCGGCGGAGTGGCGACGGGCGGTCACAGCTTGGCGGACGGAATGGCAGGTGCCGCGCAAGGTGTATCTGGGGGCGTCAGACAATCGCATGCTGCTCGATCTGGAGCATGACGTCTGCCTGGAGGAGCTGCGCCGCGAGTTTCAGAAACTGCAGGCGGGTAGCGGGCTGGTGCTGACCGAAGCGGAAGGTGATCTGGAGGAGACGGTGGCGGAAGGCGAACAGGGCCGCTTTCTGATGGAATGCGTGTTTCCGTTGGTGCGGCGCGAAGCTGCGGGACAGGCGGAGCGGGAAGTGGCTGCTGTGCATCGAGAAGCGGCAGCGGCAAGCGCGATCCTGCCGGCTGAGCGGGTGTACTTGCCGGGCAGCGAATGGCTCTTTTTAAAACTCTATGGCGCCTCGGCCCGCGAAGAGGAACTGATCGGGTGGCATCTGCAGGAATTCTGTAAACAACTGGCCGAGTCGGGGCTGGTGCGGAAGAGCTTTTTCATGCGCTACGGCGACCCTGACCTGCATCTGCGCTTGCGTCTGCACGGTGTGCAGGAGCGGCTGACCGGGGATGTGCTGCCGGAGGTGCACCGCTTCTCCCGGCAGTTGCAAGCGGAAGGGCTGTTGGCCCGTCTGGTGATCGACACGTACGACCCGGAAGTGGAGCGCTACGGCGGCGGGGATCTGATGAAGCTGGCTGAGGAGGTGTTCGCTGCCGACAGTCAAGCGGTGATGCACTGGATCGGACTGCGGCGCTCCGGGCAGCTCAGTCTGGAGCTGGAGTTGATCGGTGTGGTCAGCTTGATCGACATCATGGAACAATTCGGCTTGTCCTTTGCCGAGCAGTTCGTCTGGCTGGATGCCGGATTCAACCGCAAAGACTTCCTGCAGCCGTTCCGGGAGTCGCGCAAACGCTACCTCCAGGCTGCCAACTCTGCCGACGACTGGGCCGGTCTGCGCCGTTTGCCGGGCGGCGATGTGATCCATTCGCAGCTGCAGCAGCGCCGCCCGGCGCTCATCCGCTACGCCCAGGCGCTGCGCGAAGCGGAAGGGCAGGGGGAACTCACCGCTCCGATCGGGCAAATTCTCGGCAGCGTCATTCACCTGCACTTGAATCGGCTCCTCGGCGTCGATGCGCATTTGGAGCGCAAAGTGATGGCACTGGCACGTCATTCCTTGCAGAACTTGCGATATTTGCAGGAGTTGCGGTGA